The following proteins come from a genomic window of Anopheles ziemanni chromosome 3, idAnoZiCoDA_A2_x.2, whole genome shotgun sequence:
- the LOC131284107 gene encoding leucine-rich repeat-containing G-protein coupled receptor 4-like, whose translation MEDDVKCVCHPTSCLILLPTNDALKNTESSCPMKTNGITRLVIVFFNDNKLTAETFDSFPKLTALDINQGKLSNIEPGAFEKTPNLTNLNIRYNNISTLEDNTFRGLNALEILCIVSGKLTTISPKAFNGLKNLSHLTLTANQLTQLPDNLFASSPSLTMINLAHNLLSTVLPAGIFNNIIELAQLDLSHNQLTAFKFPSLKASHVLLHNNSLTTLYLNDHFTLVEADHNRISKLSGTGAKLYTLQLTGNNLTDASPISRMINLTKLTLSNNPLQPNSVFNSLRRLEELLLSHTNITITNETFANMAELKLLDLSYNNLKELDFSMFSDLIELQTLIVAFNNIDKINFLEQREYLPNLQVLEICGNGWNATYLSHVLEYLKIYKLKADMYGHLKDTFMELCANGEQAPKKAQEDDSDSSMEGLPSIPLEQQFAEFYPSSTTTTTAKPIPSSTVSTTTPKRTTSKMTTTSTTGLPKPSAEPSVRLATDTMVPVVAPLSAANEQSAEVGSSSFYVTFQVTGYMFAVFGVVALGVVAYYMHQRRLDVRRISLMDGVDSVRLI comes from the coding sequence ATGGAAGATGACGTAAAGTGCGTATGCCATCCGACGAGCTGCCTTATACTATTACCCACCAACGATGCGCTGAAAAACACAGAATCAAGTTGTCCGATGAAGACAAATGGAATAACCCGTCTGGTGATCGTGTTCTTCAACGATAATAAGCTAACAGCTGAAACTTTCGATTCCTTCCCGAAACTGACCGCTCTGGATATCAACCAAGGAAAGTTGAGCAACATTGAACCGGGAGCGTTCGAGAAAACACCTAATCTAACGAATCTCAACATCCGCTATAACAACATAAGCACACTGGAGGACAATACCTTCCGCGGGCTGAACGCGCTGGAGATCCTGTGCATCGTCTCCGGCAAACTCACTACCATCAGCCCGAAGGCATTTAATGGTCTGAAGAACCTTTCCCATCTCACATTGACGGCCAACCAACTCACACAACTACCGGACAATCTGTTCGCATCCTCTCCATCGCTTACAATGATTAACTTGGCACACAACCTGCTAAGCACCGTTCTACCAGCTGgcattttcaacaatatcatTGAACTGGCCCAACTCGACCTGTCTCACAACCAGTTGACTGCGTTCAAATTTCCTTCTCTAAAGGCGTCACACGTGTTGCTGCACAACAACTCGCTGACTACCCTGTATTTGAACGATCATTTCACTCTGGTGGAGGCCGACCATAACCGTATTAGCAAACTTTCCGGAACGGGTGCGAAGCTGTACACTCTGCAGCTAACTGGAAATAATCTCACTGACGCTAGTCCCATCTCGCGAATGATCAACCTGACCAAGCTCACCCTAAGCAACAACCCACTACAGCCCAACAGTGTGTTCAACAGCCTGCGAAGATTGGAAGAGCTACTCCTAAGCCACACCAACATTACGATCACCAATGAAACGTTCGCCAACATGGCCGAGCTGAAGTTGCTGGATCTTTCGTACAACAACCTCAAAGAGCTCGATTTCAGCATGTTCTCAGACCTCATTGAGCTACAAACGCTAATCGTGGCGTTCAATAACATAGACAAGATCAACTTCCTCGAACAGCGCGAGTATCTGCCGAATCTACAAGTTCTGGAGATTTGTGGAAACGGTTGGAACGCTACCTACCTGAGTCATGTGCTAGAGTACTTGAAAATATACAAGCTTAAGGCCGATATGTACGGACACTTAAAGGACACATTCATGGAACTGTGCGCCAACGGGGAGCAAGCTCCTAAGAAGGCACAGGAGGACGACTCCGACTCCTCGATGGAGGGCCTTCCTTCGATACCTTTGGAGCAACAGTTCGCTGAATTTTATCCTTCATCTACCACAACTACTACGGCCAAGCCTATTCCTTCTTCTACCGTTAGCACAACCACGCCCAAGAGGACCACGTCTAAGATGACGACGACTTCTACGACCGGTCTACCGAAGCCATCGGCCGAGCCTTCCGTTCGACTTGCAACAGACACCATGGTCCCAGTAGTGGCCCCGTTGTCCGCAGCCAACGAGCAGTCCGCAGAAGTCGGATCTTCTTCCTTCTATGTGACGTTCCAAGTGACAGGGTACATGTTTGCAGTGTTTGGAGTCGTTGCTCTTGGCGTAGTGGCATACTATATGCACCAGCGACGTTTGGACGTTCGTCGGATTTCTTTAATGGATGGAGTTGATTCTGTTCGCCTGATCTAG
- the LOC131284108 gene encoding leucine-rich repeat-containing protein 15-like: MADAALCMCHPTSCLIINPTNDALENAESSCPMEKNDINDLMIVRFNDYTLTAGSFGSFPNLTALEIYQGTLSNIEPGAFEKTPNLTKVIIRNNKINTLQDDTFRGLDALEILFIISSELTTIGPNAFNGLKNLTHLTLMGNQLTQLPENLFASSPALKAINLAHNLISNVLPAGIFNNIIELARLDLSHNQLTAFEFPSLKASHVLLHNNSLTTLYLNDHFTLVQAEHNRISKLSGTSAKLHTLHLTENNLIDASPISRMINLTKLTLSNNPLQPNSVFNSLRRLEQLLLSHTNIKITNETFANMAELKLLDLSYNNLKELDFSMFSGLVELQTLIVAFNNIDKINFLEQREYLPKLRVLEICGNGWNATYLSHVLEYMKMYKLKADMHGFSHTMLFRDTFMELCANGEQAPKEVHYDDYDSSMESLPSVSFEQQFAEFYPSSTTTSTAKPTASSTVSTTTPKRTTSKMTTTSTTGLPKPSAEPSVRLATDTMVPVVAPSSGTNEQPAEVGSSSLYVTFQVIVYTFAVFGVVALGVVAYYMHQRRLDVRRISSMDGVDSVRLV, from the coding sequence ATGGCAGATGCCGCTCTGTGCATGTGCCATCCGACGAGCTGCCTTATAATTAATCCCACGAACGATGCGCTGGAAAACGCCGAATCAAGTTGTCCGATGGAGAAAAACGACATAAATGATCTGATGATCGTACGCTTCAACGACTACACGCTGACAGCTGGATCTTTCGGTTCTTTCCCGAACCTGACCGCTCTGGAAATATACCAAGGAACTTTGAGCAACATTGAACCGGGAGCGTTCGAGAAAACACCTAATCTAACGAAAGTTATCATCCGCAATAACAAGATCAACACGCTGCAGGACGATACTTTCCGCGGACTGGACGCACTAGAGATCCTGTTCATTATCTCAAGCGAGCTCACTACCATCGGCCCGAACGCATTTAATGGCCTGAAGAACCTTACCCATCTCACCTTAATGGGCAACCAACTCACACAACTGCCGGAAAATCTGTTCGCATCCTCTCCTGCGCTCAAAGCGATTAACTTGGCACACAACCTCATAAGCAACGTTTTGCCAGCTGgtattttcaacaatatcatTGAACTGGCCCGACTCGACCTGTCTCACAACCAGTTGACTGCGTTCGAATTTCCTTCTCTAAAGGCGTCACACGTGTTGTTGCACAACAACTCGCTGACTACCCTGTATTTGAACGATCATTTCACGCTGGTGCAGGCCGAACATAACCGTATCAGCAAGCTATCTGGGACGAGTGCGAAATTGCACACTCTGCATCTCACTGAAAATAATCTCATTGACGCTAGTCCCATCTCGCGAATGATCAACCTGACCAAGCTCACCCTGAGCAACAATCCACTACAGCCCAACAGTGTGTTCAACAGCCTGCGAAGATTGGAACAGCTACTCCTAAGCCACACCAACATCAAGATCACCAATGAAACGTTCGCCAACATGGCCGAGCTGAAGCTGCTGGATCTTTCGTACAACAACCTCAAAGAGCTTGATTTCAGCATGTTCTCAGGCCTCGTCGAGCTACAAACGCTCATCGTGGCGTTCAATAACATAGACAAGATCAACTTCCTCGAACAGCGCGAGTACCTGCCGAAACTGCGCGTTCTGGAGATTTGTGGAAACGGTTGGAACGCTACCTACCTGAGTCATGTGCTAGAGTACATGAAAATGTACAAGCTAAAGGCCGATATGCACGGATTCTCACACACAATGCTCTTCAGGGACACATTCATGGAACTGTGCGCCAACGGGGAGCAGGCTCCTAAGGAGGTACATTACGACGACTACGATTCCTCTATGGAGAGCCTTCCGTCGGTATCTTTCGAGCAACAGTTCGCTGAATTTTATCCTTCATCTACCACAACTTCTACGGCAAAGCCTACTGCTTCTTCTACCGTTAGCACAACCACGCCCAAGAGGACCACGTCTAAGATGACGACGACTTCTACGACCGGTCTACCGAAGCCATCGGCCGAGCCTTCCGTTCGACTTGCCACAGACACCATGGTCCCAGTAGTGGCCCCGTCGTCCGGAACCAACGAGCAGCCCGCAGAAGTCGGATCTTCTTCCTTGTATGTGACGTTCCAGGTGATAGTGTACACATTTGCAGTGTTTGGAGTCGTTGCCCTTGGCGTAGTGGCATACTATATGCACCAGCGACGCTTGGACGTTCGTCGGATTTCTTCAATGGATGGAGTTGATTCTGTTCGCCTTGTCTAG